In the genome of Thunnus albacares chromosome 16, fThuAlb1.1, whole genome shotgun sequence, the window TCATCATGTAATCATGCAATCATGTAATACTAAACAATGCACCAATTTAAGCATTGAGATACTTGGTTCGGCCTCCAAAAATATAGTTTaacaattataaaaatacattaaatgcacagaaaaaaaacccctaatTTGATTGTCTGATTTTGCCAAAGcaagataaatataaatgaacttGTTTATTTACACTATAAAGACCAGATTTTAGATCCTCATTCTGGCATCAAATGCAACACAGGCCACCGACATCAAGCATAGTTTTAGTGGAACTATGGTGAAATTACACCCACACAATACGGATGGCACTCGAGTCTAATTGTTGCTGTTTGAAGTATGGCCACTTAGATATCCTGTTTAGGATGGGGCTGTATTGTCGCACCTTTGTTCTGATAAGGGTCCCTGCCCCCATCGACAAAGTGCGAACGACTGGGAGGGCCGCAACAATATAAGGGGCCGGAGGAGTGTCAGGGGGGCACTGTCTATCTCTGGGTGACTTGTGCTACCGTTCTGCTGTCGATCACACTGAAGTTTTCCTCATGGATTTCCTCCGCGCTTGTGTCCTGTGCACCGTTTTCTTCGGTCTCGCCGAGGCTTTTACGCATCAGGATATGAAGGACGCGCTGCTGCAGAAACTGGGCTTGGATGAAGTTCCTAAGATCCATAAGAGGGATTTGGAGAACCTGGTTATTCCCGCTCATATCAGAAATAAGTACATGTCCATGCTGAAGATGCACCACAGCAGGAGACGCAGATCTTTGCCGAGCCTGGCGGGCATCCTGAGAGGAATCCCTGGCAATGCTGGTAAGGACCTTCcctatttttaaaatatataacaaataatTTATAGCAATTCATATGAAAATAGCTTTGACACCGATACCGGTTGaagtaaacatttatttctgtgCGTAATTGTGACACTTGATGCGCAAAGACAGTTTTACGCACAGAATTACCTTTACCAAACTGCAATTTCTAAATAATTTAGAGGAGAATATCACCTAATCGCATAAATGCTTTGTGTTTTAGATATCTCCGGAGAGTATGTGTACTCTGACACCACTCGGAATCGCATGGTGTTCGACATGGAGGCGAGGATCCCGGATAACAGCGAGGTGACCATGGCGGAGCTGAAGCTCTACCAGAGGGCTTCCTACCACAAACGCTTCGCGGTGGAGAGGAAGAACCACCGGCCCGTTAACAACGCCCGGGTCAGCATCTACTGGGTGGAGGTGTTGCCCAACGGATCCAACCGGACATCACTGGTAGATTCACGGTAAGAGATGTTTTTCCCCTGATGACGtgttgtaaaatatattaaCTGTAAAGCAATTAAGCTCTCAGTGGGTTATCTTAATCATAATTAAATGTTATTCATCCCCTCAGTGGTTGCCAAACAGACAATCAGATCAGGAAATGTCAGTTTTACCTTCTTCTAATTAATTGTCCTTATCTCTCGTGTTCACAGGTTGATCCCCATTCACGAGACCGGCTGGAAGAGCTTTGATGTGACACAGGCGGTGCACTATTGGTCCAAGACCCAGCAGAAGACACCTATGCACCTGGAGGTGTGGATCGAGGGCGAGAGACCTGGCAGCTACGCGGCAGAGATGGCCAAGAGTGTGCGCTTTACCACCCAGGAGCAGACGGACAACACCTTGGGAAAACCCGAGCTCATCCTCTACACACTCAACCTCGAAGAGTACGGGTAAGGGCGCGAGCTTTTGATATACAGGATATTGTATCAATGTGACAATTAGCCCATATCCTTTTTTTTGGTACCTGTTAGCATTTGCATTCGTTATTAGAGTTGTAGCAGGGTGGCACAGGGGCGTTAGTTTACTCATTCTCGTGGTTTGGAGAAATCTAGTGACAAAGTACTGGCTGGTATCAATAAACAACCTGTTTACAAAAAGCACGTGCTCTAATTGTAAGTGTGctatgattttttaaaacttctaCATAGGTATATTTTAGGCTTGTTTATATAGATTTAcctactgaaaaaaaacaacatatatcatAATTGGATAATAGCTTAGCAGGGGCGTAGCTGAGAGATTCTGGGCCCCCTGTAAGAAATGTTTTGGTACCCCCAGCCCCCTTTCCCCCCTTAAATGAACAATTATCTGACtgtctttatctttttcttctgcAGCTCTCGTGGTGACTGTGACGTCaaccaaaacaaagacaccTGCTGCAGGGAGCAGTACTTCATCAACTTCCGTGCGCTCACCTGGACGCAGTACTGGATCATCGAGCCGGCGGGTTACCAGGCCTTCAGGTGCACCGGAGGCTGCAAGCAACCCAAGCGCAACTACGGATACGGAGAGAGGAGGTGCACGGTGTCTGAGAGCGCCCCATTACCCATCATGTACCTGGTGAAGAAGGGAGACTACACGGAGATAGAAGTGGCTGAGTTTCCCAATATGATTGTAGAGAGGTGTGCGTGCACAATGGACAATGTTTCCATAGTATGAAGTTAACTTCATTGAAAACTACTATAACAATTCTATAATGGCTGAGAAGTATTATGGAAATATTATAGTTTCATTGGGGAATTGACATATTTAATGGTTTGAAACAACACATCTAGTACTTTCTATTTAAATGGACATTTATTGGgagtttcacacacacaacattaaaCTCCATTTCCTTTCACAAgcacttttatatattttgtaaatttttgatatccttttttatttttatttgaatttgtatGAGTTGCGTTGAATCGCGGGGAGATCATTCAAATTCTGTCCGATATGTTATATTTTCAAGCTGTACATAATATGGATGAGTTTATGtttggaaaataaaatattttgtttcacTTAAAGCTTCTGGTCCTCTTCTTCCCTGTTGTCTGTCTGCACCCGAGCCCCTCTTTCACATTCATGATGCATTCACATGCAGTTACatacagctgctgcagctcctctttcACCTCTTTATTTGCACTTATAGGAAATTGTGGAGCAGAGCAAATAATTTGCCTAATGACTTATAACACTTGTTACACTGAGGCCACGCTGTCATTGACAAAGAGGGTCAAACCTACCTGTAATGCTTTATTTGCAGTGGGAAGAAGCTACACGGCCACATACAGAGAAACATGGAGTCAATTCACATTAAGCTAGAACGGGGTCTTCGTGTGTTTACATCAGGCTTAGACCGGGCCAAACGTTGGTAATCAGGGCCGATGCCTAATGCGCTGTTTGCTGTCTGAGTGGGGGGTCTTGTCATTCACTAATATGCTGCTGATGGAGGTAAACACGCAGGCCAACCGAAGAcaagcagctgtctgtctgggAGGGAAGTGGATTCCCATCATGCGCCTCCGGGCAACACCGGGGCACACGTGAATGGAAGGAACGCAGGTGGTGCTGTGAAGAGACGTGAATGTCAAAAAGGTCACACATACTGCTGGATTATTCCACCTTTAGATAAATACACAGTCTCTATGAAAAGTCGTCATgcctgtttttactttttacaacaTTCAAAGTAGATTTAAAGCAGCTTTTTTGACACTGATCgacataaaaataaactcaaCATCAAGGTGAAAACAGATCCCTATAGAGTGCACATTTACACCTTTAACTGGACACTGAAACCCTCACTTGTGCAGCCAAGTAGTTTCAGAAGTCATAATTCTTTCAGTAGAGAGTCAAGTTCTTTCAATTGATTGTAGTATAAATACACCTGCATCTACAAGGTCGCGCTTTTGGTGAGACGGGATAAGAGAAAAACTTCCACCATTAAGGGAAAGAAACATTCCAAGCAACTCAAGTTAAATGATGGATACAAGAACATTTCCGAGTCGTTGAACATCCCTTGGAGTGCAGTTAAATCCGTCATTAGGAAATGGAAAGAGAACAGCACAGTTGTAAATCTGCCTTTCAGCAGGCAATGCTGAAAAACTGAGAGAGCGTGCAAGAAAGATATGAGTGAGGGTGGACACCAAGAGACCTGTCATGACTCTGAAGGAGTTCCAAGCTCCAGAGGCTCAGATTGGAGAGACTGCGGAGACAACAACAGTTGGCCGGATGCTTCACCAGTCACAGATTAGTAGGAGACTCTGAAGTCAGCAGGAAGACGTTTTTATGGTCTGATGAGACCAGAATTGAGCTTACAGGCCATCAGACTAAATGTAGTGTTACGCTGCAGATCCATCAGAAGCACAGTGGTGTCAGCGTCACGCTGTGAGGATGATTCTCTGCAGCAGGCTCTGCAAGGCTTGTGGAGGTAGAGGGTGACTCGAATGCAGGGAAACTCTACAGGAAAATCTGACGCAGTCTGCAAGAAACCTGTGATGTGGTTTGATTTGTAATGAGACAACGAGCCCgagctaaagctaaagctacACAGGGATATCGTATAATGGTCCTGGTCATGTCAATCCATGCAACCTGGCAGCAGTTTTGCAAAGAATGGGAAAGAGTTGCATCTTTTGTAGCTCAACACTAACATGTTTTGTAGggatgttttcactttgaccataaagtttattttttctgtcaatgaGTGTCAAAAAAAGCCTCATTAAATCTACTTTGATTTAACGCTGTAAGGCaataaaagaagtaaaaacTTCCAATGACAACTTGTCATAAGCACTGtaacaaacaacaaagtcaCTGTATACCAGCTTCTTTGACTTTTAATAGAGTtgagacaaatttaaaaagaaaatacaatccCAGATttt includes:
- the lft1 gene encoding lefty1 translates to MDFLRACVLCTVFFGLAEAFTHQDMKDALLQKLGLDEVPKIHKRDLENLVIPAHIRNKYMSMLKMHHSRRRRSLPSLAGILRGIPGNADISGEYVYSDTTRNRMVFDMEARIPDNSEVTMAELKLYQRASYHKRFAVERKNHRPVNNARVSIYWVEVLPNGSNRTSLVDSRLIPIHETGWKSFDVTQAVHYWSKTQQKTPMHLEVWIEGERPGSYAAEMAKSVRFTTQEQTDNTLGKPELILYTLNLEEYGSRGDCDVNQNKDTCCREQYFINFRALTWTQYWIIEPAGYQAFRCTGGCKQPKRNYGYGERRCTVSESAPLPIMYLVKKGDYTEIEVAEFPNMIVERCACTMDNVSIV